The following coding sequences are from one Haloplasma contractile SSD-17B window:
- a CDS encoding CD3324 family protein produces MIYVTNQLVRRKSLMSYKNGAELLPPSLLKEIQKYIAGELVYVPKPNKKRAAWGELSGSRREIQNRNKEIYSLYMNGKTVSELALDYCLSEDSIKKIVQKQRKLA; encoded by the coding sequence TTGATTTATGTAACCAATCAATTAGTAAGGAGGAAATCATTAATGTCATACAAAAATGGAGCGGAGCTTCTACCACCTAGCTTATTAAAAGAAATTCAAAAGTATATAGCTGGTGAATTGGTGTATGTACCTAAACCGAACAAAAAACGAGCTGCTTGGGGAGAACTAAGTGGTTCAAGACGAGAAATTCAAAACCGTAACAAAGAAATCTATTCTTTATATATGAATGGAAAAACTGTTTCTGAACTTGCTCTAGATTATTGTTTAAGTGAAGACAGTATTAAAAAGATCGTTCAAAAGCAACGAAAACTAGCA